A window from Hirundo rustica isolate bHirRus1 chromosome 25, bHirRus1.pri.v3, whole genome shotgun sequence encodes these proteins:
- the EXTL1 gene encoding exostosin-like 1, producing the protein MQTRKKYIFLTFLASWLLLFLFGGDQLRRLAFFSGRKAEARRNWPRWTDGTLLRSFADPEELQRDGDPSLLSPRERRAARLSVYGSSRCRMETCFDFSRCERHGFKVFTYPQERGQPVSETYGKILSSIERSRYHTLNPEEACLFILSIDTLDRDHLSGQYVRNVDERIRGFALWNGGRNHLIFNLYSGTWPGYTGELGFDTGQAMLAKASFDTQSFRPGFDVSIPLFSKDHPQRGGDRGWLYRDSVPPKKKYLLVFKGKRYLTGIGSGTRNALHHIHNGKDIISLTTCKHGKDWEKHKDTRCDKDNVDYERFDYQELLHNSTFCIVPRGRRLGSFRFLEALQAACIPVLLSDGWELPFAEAIDWGKAAVVGSERLLLQIPSAVRCIHPERVLAFQQQTQFLWEAYFSSVDKIVHTTLEIIKDRLSPHRSRSRFLWNALPGGLLVLPDFSTHLGDFPFYYLQHGYSPSNKFTAFIRAVSQAGSLSQPILRLIQAVSGSQYCAQIVVLWSCEKPPPPSRKWPQSTVPLTIVRGRGKLSDRFFPFEAIQTDAVLSLDEDTSLSTSEVDFAFLVWRSFPERIVGFPAQSHFWDPEQGRWGCTSKWTNEFSIVLTAAAFYHRYYHSLFTQYLPAGLRELVDGLAACEDILMNVLVAAVTKLPPIKVTQRKQHKEGVAQQAECREGAALSPPAPRSAPAQAAGTAGSRRFSRRQDCLNQLADWFGYMPLVSSQLRLDPVLFKDQVSVLRKKYPSLEKP; encoded by the exons ATGCAGACCaggaagaaatacattttcctgaCTTTCCTTGCCTCTTggctcctgcttttcctctttggaGGGGATCAGCTGCGCCGTTTGGCTTTCTTTTCCGGGAGGAAAGCAGAAGCCCGGAGGAACTGGCCCCGCTGGACGGATGGGACCCTCCTCAGAAGCTTTGCGGACCccgaggagctgcagagggatggggacccttccctgctgtccccccgggagcggcgggcggcACGGCTGAGCGTCTACGGGAGCAGCAGATGCCGGATGGAAACCTGCTTCGACTTCTCCCGGTGCGAGAGGCACGGCTTCAAAGTGTTCACCTACCCCCAGGAGCGGGGCCAGCCCGTCTCGGAGACCTACGGCAAAATCCTCAGCTCCATCGAGCGCTCCCGCTACCACACCCTGAACCCCGAGGAAGCCTGCCTGTTCATCCTCAGCATCGACACGCTGGACCGCGACCACCTCTCGGGCCAGTACGTCCGCAACGTGGATGAGAGGATCCGCGGCTTCGCGCTCTGGAACGGTGGCAGGAACCACCTCATCTTCAACCTCTACTCGGGCACCTGGCCCGGCTACACGGGCGAGCTGGGCTTCGACACCGGCCAGGCCATGCTGGCCAAAGCCAGCTTCGACACCCAGAGCTTCCGGCCCGGCTTCGACGTCTCCATCCCTCTGTTCTCCAAGGACCACCCGCAGCGCGGCGGGGACAGGGGCTGGTTGTACCGGGACTCGGTGCCCCCCAAGAAGAAATACTTGTTGGTGTTCAAGGGGAAGCGCTACCTGACCGGCATCGGCTCGGGCACCCGGAACGCGCTGCACCACATCCACAACGGCAAGGACATCATCTCCCTCACCACCTGCAAGCACGGCAAGGACTGGGAGAAGCACAAGGACACGCGCTGTGACAAGGACAACGTCGACTACGAGAG GTTTGActaccaggagctgctgcacaaCTCCACCTTCTGCATCGTGCCCCGGGGCAGGCGCTTGGGCTCCTTCCGCTTCCTCGAGGCTCTGCAG GCCGCCTGCATCCCGGTGCTGCTGAGTGACggctgggagctgcccttcGCCGAGGCCATCGACTGGGGCAAAGCTGCTGTGGTGGGCAGCGagaggctcctgctgcag ATCCCCTCGGCCGTGCGCTGCATCCACCCGGAGCGCGTGCTGGCTTTCCAGCAGCAGACCCAGTTCCTGTGGGAGGCCTACTTCTCCTCCGTGGACAAGATCGTGCACACCACGCTGGAG ATCATCAAGGACCGGCTGTCTCCGCACCGCTCCCGCTCCCGGTTCCTCTGGAACGCGCTGCCCGGGGGGCTCCTGGTCCTGCCCGACTTCTCCACCCACCTCGGGGATTTTCCCTTCTACTACCTGCAGCACG GCTACAGCCCCTCCAACAAGTTCACGGCTTTCATCCGGGCGGTCTCACAGGCGGGGTCGCTGTCCCAGCCCATCCTCAGGCTCATCCAGGCCGTCTCTGGATCCCAGTACTGTGCCCAG ATCGTGGTCCTGTGGAGCTGCGAGAAGCCACCACCCCCGAGCAGGAAATGGCCACAGAGCACCGTGCCTCTGACCATCGTCCGGGGCAGGGGGAAG CTCAGCGACCGCTTCTTCCCCTTCGAGGCCATCCAGACGGACGCGGTGCTGAGCCTGGACGAGGACACCAGCCTCTCCACCAGCGAG GTGGACTTTGCCTTCTTGGTGTGGCGCAGCTTCCCCGAGCGCATCGTGGGCTTCCCCGCGCAGAGCCACTTCTGGGACCCCGAGCAGGGGCGCTGGGGCTGCACCTCCAAATGGACCAACGAGTTCTCCATCGTCCTCACCGCCGCCGCCTTCTACCACAG GTACTACCACAGCCTCTTCACCCAGTACCTGcccgcggggctgcgggagctggTGGACGGGCTGGCCGCCTGCGAGGACATCCTGATGAACGTCCTGGTGGCCGCCGTCACCAAGCTGCCACCCATCAAGGTGACCCAGCGCAAGCAGCACAAGGAGGGGGTGGCCCAGCAGGCGGAATGTAGGGAAGGGGCTGCGCtgagccccccggccccgcgctctgcccctgcccaggcCGCGGGCACGGCCGGCAGCCGGCGTTTCTCCCGGCGGCAGGACTGCCTCAACCAGTTGGCCGACTGGTTTGGCTACATGCCCCTGGTGTCCTCGCAGCTGCGCCTCGACCCCGTCCTCTTCAAGGACCAGGTGTCCGTCCTGCGCAAGAAATACCCGAGCTTGGAGAAGCCGTGa
- the SLC30A2 gene encoding proton-coupled zinc antiporter SLC30A2 has translation MAAGDEKRHLLSGAPGGSCAGAARKDGHDAGHGQELALELGTRRGQHCHTRGTQGHPGQQRRARRKLYLAAGICLFFMVGEAVGGYLAHSLAILTDAAHLLTDFASIMISLFALWVSSRPPTKTMNFGWHRAEILGALLSVLSIWVVTGVLVYLGAQRLLSGEYDIEGGVMLITSACAVAVNIVMGVALHQTGHGHSHGAAGEQPNASVRAAFVHVLGDLLQSVGVLIASYIIFFKPEYKFVDPICTFLFSALVLGTTLTILRDVLLVLMEGTPKGMDFNAVRETLLAVRGVEAVHSLHIWALTAAQPLLSVHIAINAAASAQEVLEEASSRLQGAFRFHSTTIQVESYSEEMRDCRECQPPPRLTPALASRGNFHVRKIKRSSRGCGGMLGPGVISAGRKDS, from the exons ATGGCAGCCGGCGACGAGAAGCGGCACCTCCTGAGCGGGGCCCCGGGCGG GTCCTGCGCGGGGGCTGCGCGCAAGGACGGGCACGACGCGGGGCACGGACAGGAGCTCGCCCTGGAGCTGGGGACGCGgcgtggccagcactgccacacGCGGGGCACCCAGGGCCACCCCGGCCAGCAGCGGCGGGCGCGCAGGAAGCTCTACCTGGCCGCTGGCATCTGCCTCTTCTTCATGGTGGGGGAAGCCGTGG GCGGGTACCTGGCACACAGCCTGGCCATCCTGACGGACGCTGCCCACCTCCTGACGGACTTTGCCAGCATCATGATCAGCCTCTTTGCGCTCTGGGTGTCTTCACGCCCGCCCACCAAAACCATGAATTTCGGATGGCACCGGGCAG AGATCCTGGGGGCCCTGCTCTCCGTGCTCTCCATCTGGGTGGTCACCGGGGTCCTGGTCTACCTGGGGGCCCAGCGCCTGCTCTCGGGGGAGTACGACATCGAGGGTGGGGTCATGCTCATCACCTCCGCCTGCGCCGTGGCCGTCAACATCGT GATGGGGGTGGCTCTGCACCAGACGGGGCACGGGCACAGCCACGGGGCAGCCGGCGAGCAGCCCAACGCCAGCGTCCGCGCCGCCTTCGTCCACGTCCTGGGGGACCTGCTGCAGAGCGTCGGCGTCCTCATCGCCTCCTACATCATCTTCTTCAAG CCCGAGTACAAGTTCGTGGATCCCATCTGCACCTTCCTCTTCTCCGCTCTGGTGCTGGGGACGACGCTGACCATCCTCCGCGACGTCCTCCTCGTCCTCATGGAGG GGACCCCCAAAGGGATGGATTTCAACGCGGTGCGGGAGACGCTGCTGGCGGTGCGGGGCGTGGAGGCCGTGCACAGCCTGCACATCTGGGCACTGACAGCGGCACAGCCACTGCTCTCGGTGCACATCGCCATCA ACGCGGCTGCCAGCGcgcaggaggtgctggaggaggcCAGCTCCCGGCTGCAGGGAGCCTTCCGCTTCCACAGCACCACCATCCAGGTGGAGAGCTACTCCGAGGAGATGCGGGACTGCCGGGAATGCCAGCCCCCCCCGCGACTGACTCCCGCCCTCGCCTCCCGGGGGAATTTTCATGTGCGGAAAATAAAGCGGAGCTCACGGGGCTGTGGGGGGATGTTGGGTCCGGGTGTTATCTCCG CTGGGAGGAAAGACAGCTGA
- the TRIM63 gene encoding LOW QUALITY PROTEIN: E3 ubiquitin-protein ligase TRIM63 (The sequence of the model RefSeq protein was modified relative to this genomic sequence to represent the inferred CDS: inserted 2 bases in 1 codon) → MDFQAGILQDGSPMESLEKQLICPICLEMFSKPVVILPCQHNLCRKCANDVFQAANPYWQSRGSLISXGGRFRCPSCRHEVLLDRHGVYGLQRNLLVENIIDIYKQECSSRPLKKGEHPMCKEHEDERINIYCVTCEVPTCSMCKVFGAHKDCEVAPLQTVFQGQKTELNNCISMLVAGNDRIQTIISQLEDSCQSTEENSEAAKRELCARFDALAALLEEKKAELLQRISQEQADKTSFIQSLICQYKEQLERSSRLVETAIQAAEETGGAAFLLNAKQLIKTIVEASKGGRLDKIEQGYESMDAFSVSLDHLTEAVHALDFNPEEDEEYFDGEEEEVEEENAAPERTVMAASL, encoded by the exons ATGGACTTCCAAGCCGGTATCCTGCAGGATGGCAGCCCCATGGAGAGCCTGGAGAAGCAGCTCATCTGCCCCATCTGCCTGGAGATGTTCAGCAAGCCCGTGGTgatcctgccctgccagcacaaCCTCTGCCGCAAGTGCGCCAACGACGTCTTCCAG GCCGCCAACCCGTACTGGCAGAGCCGGGGCAGTCTGATTTC GGGGGGCCGGTTCCGGTGCCCCTCGTGCCGCCACGAGGTGCTGCTGGACCGCCACGGCGTCTACGGGCTGCAGAGGAACCTGCTCGTGGAGAACATCATCGACATCTACAAGCAGGAGTGCTCCAG CAGGCCTCTGAAAAAGGGGGAGCACCCCATGTGCAAGGAGCACGAGGACGAGCGCATCAACATCTACTGCGTCACCTGCGAGGTCCCCACCTGCTCCATGTGCAAAGTCTTCGGTGCCCACAAGGACTGCGAGGTGGCCCCTCTGCAAACCGTCTTCCAGGGACAGAAG ACCGAGCTGAACAACTGCATCTCCATGCTCGTGGCGGGGAATGACCGCATCCAGACCATCATCTCCCAGCTGGAGGACTCCTGCCAGAGCACCGAG GAGAACAGCGAGGCGGCCAAGAGGGAGCTCTGTGCTCGCTTTGACGCCCTGGCAGcgctgctggaggagaagaaggCGGAGCTGCTGCAGCGCATCTCGCAGGAGCAGGCGGACAAGACCTCCTTCATCCAGAGCCTCATCTGCCAGtacaaggagcagctggagaggtcGAGCCGGCTAGTGGAGACGGCAATCCAGGCAGCCGAGGAGACCGGCGGGGCCGCCTTCCTCCTG AATGCCAAGCAGCTCATAAAAAC gatCGTGGAGGCCTCCAAGGGTGGTCGCCTGGACAAGATCGAGCAGGGCTACGAGAGCATGGACGCCTTCTCCGTGAGCCTGGACCACCTCACCGAGGCCGTCCACGCCTTGGACTTCAACCCCG aggaagatgaGGAATACTTCgatggggaggaagaagaggtggaagAGGAGAACGCAGCTCCCGAGAGGACAGTGATGG CAGCTTCCCTGTAG